A stretch of Blautia liquoris DNA encodes these proteins:
- a CDS encoding beta-L-arabinofuranosidase domain-containing protein, with amino-acid sequence MNLSGEMIRLNLTEIKPEGWILDQLHIQMDGLTGKLYEIWDSVGSYSGWLGGSGENWERGPYYLDGLVPLAYYLKDKKQWELCCKFIEWTLGSQDEDGNFGPVTSKEDYWSRYVMLKVLIQFQEITGDKRVIPFCEKYCIYLNKKIRRKPAVEWSKARIPDLIYCVRWIFERTGNEILLELVDELEKQTLNWTDVFRNFPYTRSTAHYLNWDKVSLLRKNLLDEVFVYHETHIVNITMGLKYPAMQYSFHKDKKYLDIAKNAIDTLNKYHGVVSGAINGDEHLSGNLPTQGAELCSIVEYMFSLEILMETFGSAFFADTLERLAYNALPATITEDFMAHQYVQQANQVLVSKAKRNWFNNDDTANMFGLEPHFGCCTANMHQGWPKFVNSLWYKKGNDTLVSMVLAPNTVCTALEEEPVEIQLDTEYPFRDTLTYRIKKAPSKEIKIQIRIPGWCKEPKIISESGTVGREDEWIIISDRFHKGDEFQIVLPMEVRYSHWQGDSIAVERGPLVYGLDIKEEWRIFKEVAGIKDYEIFPGGRWNYSLLKNGKIRVIQNDVSKVPFSKKNPPVRLIANGKQCDEWKIENDSAGPIPKSPVMNDHKTVPVDLIPFGCTKLRISEFPYYVRE; translated from the coding sequence ATGAATCTAAGCGGAGAGATGATAAGATTAAACTTGACGGAAATTAAACCAGAAGGATGGATACTCGACCAATTACATATTCAAATGGATGGTTTGACAGGTAAGCTTTATGAGATCTGGGATAGCGTAGGCAGTTATTCCGGATGGTTGGGGGGGAGTGGAGAGAATTGGGAACGCGGCCCCTACTATTTGGATGGCTTAGTTCCGCTTGCATACTATTTGAAAGATAAAAAGCAATGGGAATTATGCTGTAAATTTATTGAATGGACATTGGGAAGTCAGGATGAGGACGGGAATTTTGGACCCGTGACGAGTAAGGAGGATTACTGGTCTCGTTATGTGATGCTAAAGGTATTAATACAATTCCAAGAGATTACGGGTGATAAAAGAGTCATTCCCTTTTGTGAAAAGTATTGTATTTATCTTAACAAAAAAATAAGAAGGAAGCCTGCAGTTGAATGGTCAAAGGCCAGAATCCCTGATTTGATATATTGTGTGAGATGGATTTTTGAAAGGACAGGCAATGAAATTCTGTTAGAGCTAGTTGATGAATTAGAAAAACAGACACTAAATTGGACAGATGTATTTCGTAATTTTCCTTATACTCGTTCTACTGCTCATTATCTTAATTGGGATAAAGTATCCCTTCTGAGAAAGAATCTTCTGGATGAGGTATTTGTTTATCATGAAACACATATTGTAAATATTACTATGGGTTTAAAATATCCTGCAATGCAATATTCTTTTCATAAAGATAAAAAATATTTGGATATTGCAAAAAACGCAATTGATACCTTGAACAAATATCATGGGGTTGTATCAGGAGCAATTAATGGGGATGAGCACTTAAGTGGAAACTTGCCTACGCAAGGAGCGGAACTTTGTTCTATCGTTGAATATATGTTTAGTCTTGAAATATTAATGGAGACTTTTGGAAGTGCTTTTTTTGCTGATACATTGGAACGATTAGCGTACAATGCGCTGCCTGCGACGATTACTGAGGACTTTATGGCACATCAGTATGTACAGCAGGCAAATCAGGTCTTGGTATCCAAAGCAAAAAGAAATTGGTTTAACAATGATGATACAGCAAATATGTTCGGTTTGGAGCCGCACTTCGGTTGTTGTACCGCGAATATGCATCAGGGATGGCCTAAATTTGTCAATAGTTTGTGGTACAAAAAAGGGAATGACACATTAGTATCCATGGTGTTGGCACCCAACACAGTATGTACCGCATTGGAGGAAGAACCAGTTGAAATACAATTGGACACAGAATATCCATTTAGGGACACGCTTACCTATAGGATTAAAAAAGCTCCATCAAAAGAGATAAAGATACAAATTAGAATTCCTGGATGGTGTAAGGAACCAAAGATTATTTCGGAATCGGGGACAGTAGGACGTGAAGATGAATGGATTATAATAAGCGATCGGTTCCATAAAGGAGATGAGTTTCAGATAGTTTTGCCTATGGAAGTAAGATATTCACATTGGCAGGGAGACAGTATTGCTGTTGAGAGAGGGCCATTGGTGTATGGCCTTGATATCAAAGAGGAATGGCGGATATTTAAAGAGGTTGCTGGAATAAAAGATTATGAAATTTTTCCTGGTGGACGCTGGAATTATTCTCTGCTAAAAAATGGTAAAATTAGAGTGATTCAAAATGATGTTAGTAAGGTGCCCTTTTCAAAAAAGAATCCCCCGGTTCGGCTGATTGCTAATGGCAAACAATGTGATGAATGGAAGATTGAAAATGACAGTGCAGGTCCAATTCCTAAGAGTCCGGTTATGAATGATCATAAGACTGTTCCTGTTGACTTAATTCCGTTTGGGTGCACCAAATTAAGAATTTCGGAATTTCCTTATTATGTAAGGGAATAA